In the genome of Desulfobulbaceae bacterium DB1, the window AAACTGACCGGCTTCATGCGTCTGGAGGACACCAGTGACACGTTGCGCGGGGTGTTGGCTGACCTGATGAGCGAAGGGCAGCTCCGGGAGCGGTGTTGCCTGATCGGCCGCAGCGGCCACTCACAGATCGGACTCGATGTTGATTTCGGTGCGGGCGAACCGCGGATAGACACGCGTCTGCGGCGGATAGATCTGCCGGTGCAGCTCATGTCGCTTAATTCCCATATTCCCGACATGCTTTTTTCCGAAATCCGCGCCATTGTCGACAGCAACCTGCGGTTGACCATCGGCAGGCTTTTTATCCCCATGGAAAAGCCGTTGTCAGGTCCGGAAATAGCCGAGGCGCAGGAGATACATCAGCTGCTGCTGCCCCACCGGGCAAGCGTCAGCGCGGAGGGGGTAATCACCATTCCCCTGGAAAATATCAGTTATTTGCTGTCCACCGCCATTCTTACCGCGGGACAGAATGCCCAGATCGTTCTCCGCCAGTCCAAGGAGGGCTTGGGGCTTATCCAGTACCCCTCGCGCGCCGGGCTGCCGGAAATGCTGGAGGAGGGCGACTTTCTCTGCGGCGCCATCCGTATCTCCCTGGGGCCGTATAACGCCCTCATCGAACGGGAGCTGAGTGAGCCGGGGGTCTTCCATCTGGCCGCCCGTTTGCTTGATGCGGTGCGAACCAGCGGGCTCAATGTGCCCCGCCAGGTTGAGATTTTTAACGGCAGCGACAAGAAAGTTGCCACCGGGAGCCTGTTTCTCCGGCTGCGCCTTTTTTCCGCCGATCATGCAACCACACGAGTTGCGGCCAGGGTACTGACTCCCAGCCGGGCCGGGAAAATCATGCAGCAGGGGGTTGATTTTGCCGATGCCACCAATATTTTCGAGCAGGAGGTCTGCGACGTCCTTTTTGACGGCATCAGTTCCGATCCGGTGGAGCGCGGCATCTACGGCCGGATCCTGACCCGCAGCAAATGTATCGACATTCAGCGGGAGATGCTGGAAAACGAATGGCATGAAAGCGCCCAGAACAGGATTGTCTACGAAGTCATACGGGGCACCATAACGTCGGGTGTGCATCGCGGCCAGCAGATCAGCCCTGATCTGCGGGGTTTTGTCGAGAGTCTTGAGCTGGTGGGCGGCGGACAGAATCTGCACAAGGTTTTTGTGACCCATGAATTTCCGGTTACCGATACCCTGCGGGTGCTGAAACGCAACAACGTCGGAGTTTTTGTCGGTCGCAGCATCAGGTGCCGGGAAATCTCGTTGGTGGGGGACAAATGTTCCGTTCAGTCCGGCGGCAATATCTACTTTGGTCAGACCACCTATGAAACCTTCTGTGATCTCTCCGACCGGGAAGGCGCCCGTTTTTATATGATTTTCGGGGAAGGCGAAAGCCGCCATGTGCGGGAATTCCACCGCGGCTTCTGGATGACCAGGGAGGGCAAGGAGGACGTGGCGGATGTGCATACCATGATCGCCATGTTCGGTTCCCATGTGGAAGGGACGGACGAAGTGCTGACCGAACAGATCCATCGTTTTTTTCAGCAGCTGTCCACCGTGCCCGAAATCGGCGGCAAATTTGCCGTCTGCCACGGCAGCGGGCCGGGGGTAATGCGCATTGCCGACGAAGCGGCGGCGGAAAAGGGAATCCTGCGCATCGGCATCGGCATTGACAGCGAAAAGATCGGTCAACAGGCCAACCTGCGGCCCTCGATTCTGCTTAATTTCAATAATTCGGCCCGGCACATGCGGCAGAATATTCTTGACCGCACCTCGCTTTTTAAAATCTATAACATCGGCGGCATGGGCACCTTTGAGGAGCTGCTGATCGCCATTACCAATCTCAAGCTTTTTGAAAGCCTGCCCGCGCCCCATATCTTTGTCGATCCTTTCGGGCTCGGCGAAAACGGCACCCATCTCTGGCAGTCCACCCTGGCGCAACTGAAAACGGCGTCCAGCCCAAAAACCATCGGCAGCCACACCGTGCGGCTCGCTCCGGTCTGGGTTCCCAATTTCTGTCATGTGGTGAAGGACTATGACGGGGTGCTGGCGATCATCGCGGATTTTGCCCGAGATCCCGCCGCCTACTGGGAAAAGGCGGGCATTCCGGACAGCGACCTGCTGCTGGCTTTTGATAACGCCATCCGGGCCGGTGTGATTATTCCCCCTTACATGCAGGCGGCGGTAATCCGGAAGGGCCTCCTCATCGCAAAATCGGAGTAGCCCGTCTCGTGCTGCCGCGTATCGCAAGCTGCTCGGCAACCGAGTGATGTTTGCCAACAGTTCGAGATTATCGGGTTGAAAAACAATGCCATTTTCTGAAGAGAGGTTCTGCAAATGGGCGTAGCCGCGGATATCGTCATTATCGTGGTTGCCGCCTTGATTGGCGCGCTGATTGCGCAAAGGATCAAACAGCCGTTGATCCTGGGGTACATACTTGCCGGCATCGTTGTCGGGCCGCATACGGGCGGGGTGACGGTCGGCGATATTCATGAAATCGAACTCCTGGCGGAAATCGGCGTGGCCCTTCTTCTTTTTGCACTGGGGCTGGAATTTTCCATCAGCGAATTAAAACCGGTTCGCAATATCGCCCTGTTCGGCACTCCTGTTCAAATTCTGCTCACCATCGCCCTTGGCTTTGGTCTTGGCAGGTATTTAGGCTGGTCCTCGGTCAATGCATTATGGTTCGGTGCCCTCATATCGCTTTCCAGCACCATGGTGACCCTGAAGACCCTGATGAGCAGAGGGCTTGTGGGGACACTTTCCAGCCGGGTCATGATCGGCATGCTTATTGTGCAGGATCTGGCCGTCATCCCGATGATGATTATCCTGCCGCAGTTGAGCAACCCCGAAGCCGGTTTGCCCCTGTTGGCCATTGCCGTCGTCAAGTCCGTCATCTTCCTGGTGGTGATGCTTTATCTGGGCAGAAAGTTACTGCCATGGCTGCTGGCGCAGGTGGCCAACTGGAATTCCCGCGAGCTTTTCATCCTGTCCATTACCGCCATAGGTCTTGGAGTGGGGTATGCCACCTACCTTTTCGGGCTTTCTTTTGCTTTCGGTGCGTTTGTTGCCGGAATGGTTCTCAGCGAGTCTGATTACGGCCATCAAGCATTGAGTGACATTGTTCCCCTGCGGGACATCTTCGGTCTTTTGTTTTTTACATCAGTGGGCATGTTGCTTGACCCGGTTTTTTTGTTCGAAAACTGGGGCAAAATTCTCTCCCTGGTTCTCATTGTCGGCCTGTTCAAGGGGGCAATATTCTCCGTGCTGGCCATGCTGTTCGGCTATATCAATATCGTGCCGATTGCTGTCGGGCTCGGGCTGTTCCAGGTGGGTGAATTTGCCTTTGTCCTTGCCCGGGTGGGTCTTGAGACCCAGGCCATCGACCAGAACATGTATTCCCTCGTCCTCGCCATATCGGTGTCGAGCATGGTGTTGACCCCATTTGCATCGGCCCTGGCCTCCCCTCTTTACAAATTAAAAAAACGGCTCTTCCGGTATGAGCCCCTGCAGACGGAGAACATCCCTCATTCCGGGCTCAAGGACCATGTCGTCATTGCCGGAGGCGGACGGGTGGGACAACATATTGCGAAGATCCTGACCCAGCTCGATCTTCCTTTTGTCATTATTGAGTTGAATCACCAGCGAATGCTTGAATGCAAGACGGCAAAATTTCCAGTCATCTATGGCGATATGAGTCAGTCGACGGTAATCGAGGTCTCACGAGTGCATGCCGCCAGGCTTTTGCTGATTACCACCCCTTCGGTTATCACGGCTCAGTCCATTGTCAAACAGGCTCATCTTTTCAGGCCGGACTTGCATATCATTGTCAGGGCCAATGGCGCTGAGCAGGCTCGGACCTTATATGAAAACGGGGTTTACATGGCGGTTCTGCCGGAGATGGAGGCAGGGCTCGAAATCGCACGGCAGGCCCTTCTTCATCTGGAAATTCCCGTGGCTGTTATTCAACAGTATACGGATGGGGTGCGACAACAGCTTTATGCGCCGATTTATCAATCAAGCAGTGATCAGCAACTTTTGACCAAGCTTGATAATATAAAAAACATGTTGGAAATTTCATGGGTTACGCTGACACCGGCAAGTCCTCTTGTCGGCAAAAGTATTAAAGAGGCTGCCGTTCGCACCAGTACCGGAGCATCCATCGTCGGTATTATTCATGAAAAAATATTTCATTCCAATCCAAAAGCAAATTATTCCTTTCAGGAAGGAGATCTGGTGGCGGTTGTCGGCAATCAACAGGAACGCAATGAATTTAAAAGACTGGCCGGATGTTGCTGACACATCCGGCCCGGGGGAAGGTTTTATGAAAAAGATATGTTTCTTTTTGTTTCTCGCGGTATGGGCCATGGCGAGCAACGTTTCATCCTCGGCCTTTGCCGATGAAACAATAAACTTGTCGAAAGGGCAAACGGTTTATGTGCCCGCATATTCCCACATTTACAGCGGCGACCGTGAACGGCCTTTCTTGTTGACGGTAACGCTCAGTATCAGAAATATTGATCCGGCGCATCCGATTCAAGTCACGACAGTTGATTATTACGAAACGCAGGGCAATCTTCTGAGGAAATTTTTGGATGGATCAGTTACTTTAAAGCCTTTGGAATCAATTCGTTATGTTATCCCGGAAAAGGACAAGGCCGGGGGGTCAGGCGCTAATTTTATTGTTGAATGGAAAGCCGACAAATTCGTTAATCCGCCGGTTATTGAAGCAGTGATGATCGGGACACAATCTCAACAGGGGGTTTCTTTTACCTCTCGCGGTCAGGCTATTATCCCCACAAAGTAAAAAATGCATGCCGCACCACGACATGCGGGGTGACGGCTCAAAAGGCCTTTTTGTCTGCCGCGACCTCGCCGCTGAACCCGGAACATGTGCCGCTTCAGTGCAGGGCAAGGGCGACAACCTCGATGACATCATCGGTGGTGACGATTTTCAGGCCGGCCAGCATGTCTTCCGGAATCTCCCGCAGGTCCGCCTTGTTGGCAATGGGCAGAATGACGGTTTTCATCCCTGCCCGCCGGGCCGCAAGAATTTTATCCCGGATGCCGCCCACCGGCAGTATCCGGCCGCTTAAGGTCAGCTCCCCGGTCAGGGCGACGTCTCTTCTGACCGGCCGCCTGGCCACCAGGGAAACCAGGGCGATGGCGATGGTGAGTCCAGCCGACGGCCCGTCCTTGGGAATCGCGCCGGCCGGTACATGGATATGGATATCGTGTCCTTCGAAAAAATCCTCGTCAATCTGAAAGGTCGCGGCGTTGCTGCGGAGATAGCTGAGTGCCGCCTGGGCCGATTCCTTCATGATATTGCCGAGGGAGCCGGTGAGGATGAGATTTTCCTTGCCCTTCATGATCGTTGCCTCGATAAAGAGTATCCGGCCCCCCGCTTCGGTGAGGGCCAGACCGGTGGCCACGCCGATTCGTTCCCTGTCATCCGCGCTTTCAAAGAAAAATTTCCGCGGGCCGAGATATTTTTCCACCAGCTCCGCCGTGACTTCGATGATCTTTGTCTTGCCGTTGCTGCTCAAAATTTCCCGTGCCGTTTTTCTGCAGATGGCGGCGATCTGTCTTTGAATGTTGCGGAGTCCAGCTTCCTGGGTGTATTCCCGCACGATTTTTCGCACCGCCTCCGGGGTGAAAACCAGTGACCGGGGCGACAGGCCCGCTTCCTCGATTTCCCTGGGGACAAGATAACTGAAGGCGATTTTTTCTTTTTCCTCTTCGGTGTAGCCGGAAAAGTGGAGCAGTTCCAGCCGGTCCAGCAGAGGGGGCGGAATGGGATCAATTGTATTGGCGGTGGCAATAAACATCACCCGGGAGAGATCAAAGGGCAGGTCAAGATAGTTGTCGATAAAATGGGTATTCTGGCTGTGATCCAGCACCTCGAGCAGGGCCGAGGCCGGATCTCCCTTGAAATCCTGGCCGATTTTGTCGATTTCGTCGAGCATGATAACTGGATTTCTGGTTCCGGCCCGACGGATTTCCTGAATGATCCGGCCGGGCAGGGCACCGACATAGCTGCGGCGATGTCCGCGAATCTCCGCCTCGTCCTTCATGCCGCCCAGGGAAATACGGATAAATTGCCGGCCCAGGCATTTGGCAATGGACTTCTGCAGGGAGGTTTTGCCGGTTCCCGGGGGGCCGACGAAGCAGAGGATCGGGCCCTTGGTGCCAAGCTGTTTTTTTTTGTTTGCCAGGGCGCCCGTGAGTGTTGCCCGCAGTTCATCAAGCTGCAGTGGCTTGGCGAGGAAGTGAAATGATCCTTTTTTCATCGCCTCGACCGCCGTTGGAGCCGTCGCATAGCCGGTGACGATAATCACCTCGGTGTGCGGATGGCGGGCCTTGGCCTTTTCCAGTACCTCCATGCCGTCCACTCCCTGCATCTTCAAATCGGTGACAACCAGGTCGAAGCGCTGTTTTTCCAAGAGCCCCAAGGCCTCCGCGCCACTGGCCGCGGTGGCGACATCGTAACCGTCCTTGGTCAGGACATGCTGCATGTTGGCGCAGGCGATTTCATCGTCATCGACCAGGAGAACCGTATGGCGGGACGAGAGCCGGAGGATGCGGACGGCAAGGTATTCCATGATGCGCTCTTTGACGTCTTGGAGGCCGTAATGCTCTTCGTCGAGGATTTTCTGGGCATGATTGATATCAAGATTATCATCGGAAAAAGTGTTCCACGGCAAACTGATCAAATATTCGAGATAATTGACGCCGATACTGTATTCGGTTGCCGAGCTGCTCGTTTTTTCGAGTTTTTCGATTTCCTTCAGGGCCGCTTTTTCGACAAGAGGCGGCATTTCCGCGTGCTGAATTGCCTCGCGTAATTTGTCAATCTCAGGTGAGGCGCATTCGCATGCCTCCTGTTCCGGTTCCTGCCATTTTGTGAACAGACCCATTTCCATCCCCCTGAATTATTGCGGCATTGTTGTCGGAACACCCGCTGCGGCATGGTGCGTCGCTTTATTTCGCCTGCATTGCTTTGAATAACATCTACCGCACTTTCCCCGAAAAGCCAAAAAGTTTTCGTGCGGCGCGGTATCCAACCGGTCAAGGCGAAGAGCATGGACCGGGAGAAGGGGGAAAAAATATTATAATATTGATAATTGTTAATTAATTTTTTTGATTCGGAACACGGGTTGTCGTCCGGGATTGGACGGCCTGGAAACACCATGGTGGGGAAATTTCCCCACCATGGTGTTTTTTTATTTGTTCGCCGGACGATAATGCATCGCGGAAGGCCATGTGTCCCCAATAAATTATTCCGCTTGTGGGGGCATATCGCGCAGCCGGCATCGCGATATGCCCCATGTCCTGGGTGCATGGGTCTAGGTATCCTTGGGTATATGTAGTCACAAATTGATATAATATCCTGATATTATTCGCAATAAATCGGTATATACAATGTGGTACGTTTTATGCTGGTACTTATGCCGGAATAGCCCGATTTGTTAGCTAAAAAGAGGATGGCGGGCGGATAATAATTCACGTGCTGAAATCAGCAGGAAATATGCTGCAACACGCAGCAGGTTTTTCGTAAAAGGAGGGAACGACGGAACAGCAAGCAGGTAACGGATACACGTGATTCAATTTTATGAAATTTTCGAGGAGAAGAAATATGTGAAAGTCAATTTTGTCGATAATTGCGCTGGGCTTGCTTGCTCTGCCGCTCGCAGCAGAACAATCCTTTGCCGCAAAGCCGGTGACCTGCAAGGACACCGATGGCGACGGCTACGGCAATCCGGGTGTGTCCGTGTGCCCGAATGGCAGCGCCACGGACTGCAATAACAACAACGGCAGTATCTTCCCCGGTGCCGTTGAAATCGAGTGCGACGGCATAGATCAGGATTGCTCCGGGGCTGATCTATGCTCCTCCGGCAACCCCCACCAGTCCATTACCGGAACATTTACCACTCCGGCGCAGATAACCGCCAAATGTCTGGAGTGTCATCCGTTCGAAGGCAATGATGTCGTCAATTCCCTGCATGGCATGATGCCTACCGCTGCCCCCAATGTAACCAATGCAACCGGACTCAGCCAGAAACTCGGCGAAATCAACACCTTCTGCAGCTATCCCAACCCTGCGCAGGCGGGGGCAGCCTGTCTCGGCTGTCATCCGACCCTGGGGAAATATGAAAATCTGACTGCGGCGGATATCGACTGTCTGCGCTGTCATAACGACAGTTACAGATCAAGATACGCCGCCGAAACCAATCCGGCTGATTTCATGTATGTCACGGACTGGCAGGGCACACAAAAGACCTATGTGCCGTCGGACAAGGATGCCAATGGTGATTTTTATGTCGAGTTCAACTGGGCTGCCATGCCCGGCTTGACCGCCCTCGATCTGGTGCGGGGCGTTCATCGTCCGACCACAACCACCTGTTTGTCCTGCCATGCCAAAGCAGGCGGCGGCGACTGGGTGAAACGTGGGGACATCGGACTTAATTCCGCAAGTGCCACGGCTGCGCAGGATGTCCATCTGGCCTCAACAGCCAACGGCGGCGCCGGATTAAGCTGCGCTTCCTGCCACACGTCATCACTTCATGAAATTCCCGGCCGCGGCATTGATCTGCGTCCAACGGAGGGCGGCGCCGTGAAAGCGTGTGTTGACTGCCATCCCGGCATGGATGGAGGCGGCGGCCATGCGGCGGCCGGCGCCCGGGTTGAGCCGGACCGCCATGTTGCCCGTGTCGCGTGTCAATCCTGTCATATCCCTGCCTTTGCCAAGGGAGGTGCCACCGAGATGTGGCGTGACTGGACAAATCCGGTTTGGAATGCCGGCCTTTGCAACGGTCAAGGCGCCTGGGCCGGAGAAGAGCACAAAGTTGCCAATGTCGTCCCTGATCATGTCTTCTTCAACGGCACCAGCTATGTTTATGAGTTGGGGCAAACGCTCAACCGCGTTGATCCGGTCAGCGGATACCTGACAATGGCCGATGCCGATGCCGACGGCGGGGTCAACGATGCCCCCGGCGTGAGCAAGCTTGTGCCGATCAAGCGGCATCAGTCCAAGATGGCGGTTCACGACGCCACCGGCCAGGTGATCCCCTTTGATGTCGTCTGGCAGTTCATGACCGGAAAATACAATGAGGCAGCGGCAAACGGCATGGCCTATGCCGGTTTGACCGGACCATATACCTGGAAATGGCTTGAGGCGGAAATGGCCATTAACCACGGGGGGCAGCCCGGCCTCGAGCGTGGCCGCCTGCTCCCAGTGCCATGGTGACGGTTCAATCAATCTGGCAACCAGTTCCAAGCTGGATAAGCAGGGATACGCCCTGAAGGGAACGAAGTCTCAGGTCTGCTCCCAGTGTCATGCGGAGAAAAACCTGCCCCGCACCTGGGACAGGATGCACAGCCATGTCGCAAAAACCGCCGGCGGCAATGCGGGCATTGATTGCTTCTTCTGCCATGACTTCAAGCGTCCCGAGCGTGGCCTTTGCAGTCCCTGCGAACCGTGCGCGAGCTCTTACGTGGATACAACCCCCTTCCCGCATGAGTGCCAGTAAGCCGTCGTTCAAGATGGCCGCAACTTGAAGTGCGGAGTGGTCTCAGGAGCCGTAGCGGAACGACCGGAAACGACAGGTCTTTTCACTCACGGCTCCTGAACGAAAAAAACGGGTCTTCGGGTGTCCGGCATTTTTTTGTCCGGCAGCTTTCATTGAGACCTGTTCAATCATCACCTCACGACACGTCGCGGCAGGAATCATTGCCTTTTGTCGTGCGATAATTCCTGTCGCGCGAGCAGCAGCTCAAAGCCGAAAAAAAAGCGAATCATGGAATCCATGATTCGCTTTTTTTATTCATGCCGTCAATCCCTTCATTCGCTCCATAATTGCTTTCGTCCATATCCCATGGGCTGCAAGGCCCGCATCTGCCTGCGACGGCCCGTTCGGCCCGTCTTTTTTTTGATGCCGTTTTTCCGCAAAAAGCCGCGGCGTTTTTCTTTTCTTTTTTATGTGCGATGATGCAAATTGCAACAATGCTATTTGGAAGTGCAACAATTCATAACTTGCTGTTTTTAGTTGGTTTGTTGGTGTTTTAGTGGGGTCGTGTTTCATGTTGCAACGTTAAGGTAAAATGTGGAGTCTGGGCGGAATTCTTAATGAAAGCCAATAATTTTGATTAGTTGCCCGCTTGTTTTGGGTGTGGCACGGTGGTTGCAAGCAATAAAGGCAAATGCAGCAATCAATAAAATAACAAGCCAATCATAAGGAGGAACAAATATGGCGATGAACAGAAAACAAACATATCTGGACAAAATAATGATGGCGGTCACCTTTGCCGAAGCAGGAGAATACCGCACAGCGAAAAACATGCTTGGTGATGAAATCCGCAAACAGCAACGACCTGACGCGCGGCCGGCAAATCGTCCGTCCATCGATCTGTAATAACGAAACGTAATATCATTTCAAACTTGTAATTCTTTCTTGGAGGAAAAAATCATGGCAAAAGAAGAGAAACGGCTGAACGCCTGGGATAAACTCATGATGGCTATCACCTTTGCCGAGGCAGGTGAGCATGAAACCGCAAAAAATATCATTGATCCGGTTGTCGAGAAAGGCAAGCGTCCGGAAAAAAGAAGTGACGCAAACCGCCCCGAGCTGAGGGTTTGATCCTGCTTGCGGCCGGAAAAAGTACGAAAAAGCTAAAAAAACAGACAGGAAGTCAGCTTGGAGGAAACAATGGCATTCTTCGGATTATTTAAGAAAAATGAGAAAGACCTTGAGGTACTGCTGAAAGAGCGGAAAAAAAATCCCCTGCAGGATGCCGCTGTTGCCGCCGCCTTTGCCGAGGCCGGTGAACATGCAACAGCCCGTTCCATGATCGAGCAGAGCAAGGGAAATCGAAAAATTCTTGTCATCGGGCGTGAAAGCAGCTTTTCTTCACGACTTGTCGAATATGCCCTGGAGATGGCCAAGCGTCTTGACTTTGAAATTCTTGCCGTGAACGTGACCGGGGCGCCTCTTCGTCTCGCCGAGGAAAAGAGAGAAGAGGCAATCGAGCTTTTTCGCAAGGATTGCATGAACCAGGTTGTTTTCATGCGGGAACGGGCGGAAAATGCAGGAATTGCCTTCAGTCATCTGCTGGAAATAGGTCTGCAGGATGAAATCGTGGAAAAGTTGCATGCGGCATATCCCGGCATGCGGTTTGTGCTCACTGAACCGGATCCTGAAGTTGTCGGCATGGTGAAAGACAATGTTGCCATCCCGGTATTTGATCTGGGAAGCTATCATGGCGCGACTGCATAAAAACGGTTGAAACGAGGTATCCGGCACCGGGGACGCGCGTCATCAGGCTTTGCGGCTGGATGACTCCCCCGGTGACCGCTGCTAATGAAATAAATACTGTGAGGGAGCAGTTCCCTGTTTTCCCTTAACAACTTTGCGCATCAGCGGAGAGCACCCTGGCTGGAGATTTTCCTCCACCGGGGTGTTCTGTTGTGTGCGGTATCGAAGGAGAGTAGATGACACCGGAAATAATTCTTGTCATGGCTGTGCTTGGCGTAGCCATTCTTTTGTTTATTTTCGAATGGGTGCGGGTGGATGTCGTGGGCATCATCATGATGGTGGTCCTGCCCCTTCTCGGACTTGTCACCCCGAAAGAGGCCATCAGCGGTCTTTCCAGTAATGCGGTTGTTTCCATCATCGCGGTTATTATTATCGGCGCGGGGCTTGATAAAACGGGCGCCATGAATTCCCTTGCCCGTCTTATCCTGAAATTCGCCGGAAAAAACGAAAGCCGCATCGTGACGCTCATTGCCTCCACGGTTGCCTTTATTTCAAGCTTTATGCAGAATATCGGCGCGGCGGCCCTTTTCATGCCCGCGGCCCGGCGTATCGGCCGGCAGACCGGTATTCCCGTTTCCCGCATCCTGATTCCCATGGGCTATTGCGCCATCATCGGCGGCTGTATCACCCTGATCGGCTCAAGCCCGCTGATTCTGCTCAATGACGTCATGAAAATTTCCAATCCCGATGTGGAGCCCTTCGGCCTTTTTTCCGTGACCCCCATTGGTATTGCGCTTACCGTTTCCGCGCTCCTTTATTTCATCGTGTTCGGCAAAGTGGTCCTGCCGAGTTC includes:
- a CDS encoding endopeptidase La, with the translated sequence MGLFTKWQEPEQEACECASPEIDKLREAIQHAEMPPLVEKAALKEIEKLEKTSSSATEYSIGVNYLEYLISLPWNTFSDDNLDINHAQKILDEEHYGLQDVKERIMEYLAVRILRLSSRHTVLLVDDDEIACANMQHVLTKDGYDVATAASGAEALGLLEKQRFDLVVTDLKMQGVDGMEVLEKAKARHPHTEVIIVTGYATAPTAVEAMKKGSFHFLAKPLQLDELRATLTGALANKKKQLGTKGPILCFVGPPGTGKTSLQKSIAKCLGRQFIRISLGGMKDEAEIRGHRRSYVGALPGRIIQEIRRAGTRNPVIMLDEIDKIGQDFKGDPASALLEVLDHSQNTHFIDNYLDLPFDLSRVMFIATANTIDPIPPPLLDRLELLHFSGYTEEEKEKIAFSYLVPREIEEAGLSPRSLVFTPEAVRKIVREYTQEAGLRNIQRQIAAICRKTAREILSSNGKTKIIEVTAELVEKYLGPRKFFFESADDRERIGVATGLALTEAGGRILFIEATIMKGKENLILTGSLGNIMKESAQAALSYLRSNAATFQIDEDFFEGHDIHIHVPAGAIPKDGPSAGLTIAIALVSLVARRPVRRDVALTGELTLSGRILPVGGIRDKILAARRAGMKTVILPIANKADLREIPEDMLAGLKIVTTDDVIEVVALALH
- a CDS encoding portal protein — its product is MGVAADIVIIVVAALIGALIAQRIKQPLILGYILAGIVVGPHTGGVTVGDIHEIELLAEIGVALLLFALGLEFSISELKPVRNIALFGTPVQILLTIALGFGLGRYLGWSSVNALWFGALISLSSTMVTLKTLMSRGLVGTLSSRVMIGMLIVQDLAVIPMMIILPQLSNPEAGLPLLAIAVVKSVIFLVVMLYLGRKLLPWLLAQVANWNSRELFILSITAIGLGVGYATYLFGLSFAFGAFVAGMVLSESDYGHQALSDIVPLRDIFGLLFFTSVGMLLDPVFLFENWGKILSLVLIVGLFKGAIFSVLAMLFGYINIVPIAVGLGLFQVGEFAFVLARVGLETQAIDQNMYSLVLAISVSSMVLTPFASALASPLYKLKKRLFRYEPLQTENIPHSGLKDHVVIAGGGRVGQHIAKILTQLDLPFVIIELNHQRMLECKTAKFPVIYGDMSQSTVIEVSRVHAARLLLITTPSVITAQSIVKQAHLFRPDLHIIVRANGAEQARTLYENGVYMAVLPEMEAGLEIARQALLHLEIPVAVIQQYTDGVRQQLYAPIYQSSSDQQLLTKLDNIKNMLEISWVTLTPASPLVGKSIKEAAVRTSTGASIVGIIHEKIFHSNPKANYSFQEGDLVAVVGNQQERNEFKRLAGCC